TAGTCACGGGTTGTGTGGAAGTGTGTTGGAGCAATCATGTGAAAACCATGTTGAGATATCTATTTTTGCACAGATCCCACAAACAATGCAACTATTTTGAATGTGTTTCACCACCAATTGATCTCAACTACTAACCTGTGACAAGAGAAGATGGTGGCCTCATGTGCCTGGTGCACCTCTGATGGTGGCCATGTATGCACGGTGCACCTCCGATGTCTAGGTTAGAAATATATGTGTATTGTCTTGCAACGAGGAATTGGAAAGTTACCTTGGACTGCTAATGTTGGTGTTTTATATCATTGATAAAGATAGTTCAATCCTTTCTCCAAATCTCGGGGACTCGAtcattaaattttcaaaatttattttaaggaggAAATGATTAACATATTGAGGGCAAATATTGCAAATATTTTGTTGTTTCCTTAGgagtagatattttttttattggtgatGGTTACCATATTAGTCCTATTAGGTGGTGCAATCTCATGGTGGCTAGCACATTCTATGCCCGCATCCTTTTTAACTCATTTGGCCTCCCATATGGGCCATACTTGGTGTAATTGGGCCCATCTATTGAAGATTGAAGAGCCTCTCCATATAGTATTGTCAAGTAATTATAATTACAAGAGAAGTGGTAAAGACACAAAAAGatcttataaaagtaaacttacaaattgacatggtttcatatgatacattatctctaatttacaacaaaaatatttttataatttaatgtcgATTGTATCACGTTAAGCCACATTAGTTTATAAGTTAAttttatgagatattttaatttgtggtTAAAGCATTTCTCTAATTACAATTTGTAATAGATTACTTGTACAGGTTATGAAACGCTTGGTTAGGACATTAGTATTGGCttattcatctttatcttcatcttcaaatttgaataatatttctttaagttCATCTACATTGGCTTATGCATCTCTAAAATTTTGCATAGGTATGAATAGTGATTCTTcaagtttaaagaatcaattttCACTCtccaaacattatttttaatgctttttctctctcctacccattaaaatcaactttgtggaatttgtattaagatgattttgatatatgaaatttgtattagGTTGATGATACAAAATGCTTTttagtacatattaatatttattgataaaattgatcattttgatatatgaaattagtaatatttagttatatgaaattagtatttttgaACACATGgtgctaattgtaaaatatatcaaaaataataattttaagaaaaaaaataaaaataattctttttttattatttggttcaaagatgcataatccaatgtgagCGTTTTTATTGATatgtaaaattaatctttaaaatatgtaattttaaatatacatatGGAAAAACCAATTCTAGTGCTCTTAATTAACTAATCGGTGAATTCATCTACAACGCAAGCTGTACAAGATGTGGCGGGCATGCAAAGTAATTCCCTGAGAGCCAAGTCCCAAGCCATTCCTTGCTTTATGCATAGCAGCTTTACTTTAGAATCAAGCTTAGAACCCCCCACCCTAGGTTCCATATATCGTACTAGCTTAtaaaatggagaaaatattaGCAGCGCAGCGCTTACGTACACACTAACTTTATGTGAAAAACCATGGCACATCATCATGTACCACAATCAAATCTTTTTCTAGGTGGAAGGTCTGTACATGAAGCACTCGGAGGAGGAAAAGGTGCTGTCTCTATATATATCCATTCTAGTTCTATGAAAAAACCTTCGAAAATTTGCAGTATTTTTCTTTCACTGATCATATTAATGCATGTCTTGTGGAGAAAATTAGCATAGAAAACACAATCTATATGTTGATCTGTTTGAAAAATCTTGATTAATGCATAGCAATTATCGTCATCACATGCATGGAAGCAGTCAAGCTCGAAGACAATGGATCGATGAGATTACGAAACATGATAATATCAGATTTTCATTGCTGTTCCATTTTAGTTTGTGTTTATGAGTTAAGAACATAATATTCGATCATATTTAAGAATGTACAGTACAAGAATATGAAGATGGAAAGCTTAATTTCCAGTCTATCAAAGTTGAAATATCAGCTCCCAACTCATTTGTGTTTGGAAATCATGAGGTGCAATAATGGGCCATCGATCAACGTCCCTCATAATTAAATTAGAACATCCAATTTGCAGTGGCAGATGTGTTGTTGTGGAGCAACGAATCTTCTAGATATGTCTCAGCTGCACTTTTGATTGGGATGACAGTCATATGGTTTCTTTTCGAAATTGCTGAGTACAATCTGGTTACTTTCCTCTGTCAAATCATCATCACCACCATGCTCGTTTTCTTCATATGGACCTCCATTCAAGATAATTTCAACTGGTACGTACGGACTTCTTAATTTCTTGCTGATTTCATACATTCTTATCATCTGTCATATTCAACTGATCttgcgagagagagagtaatatgATGAATACATATATATCTTACCTTTCTCTATCCCATGCATCTTTCTCAATTATATATTCAACTCATTAAATTTCTTCAGGACGATTCCTCCCAATATCCATGATCCTATACAGCGGACGTACTCTGAATTCACAGAAGTGGCTTCCACCTTGCTCACAATGTTGAACCAGTTTTTGCCAAACCTCCTCAAGATTGCATATGAAAGAGATCTAAAACGTTTCCTTTTGGTACAAAGATTATACACAGCAGTACATCTCCTCCATTAATTCACTGCTACCTAGTACTACACTAGAATATATTTAAAGTCGTCTCCCTTTACTGGTCTTTCAggcaattttttctctttatgtATTATCAGCTGTTGGATCATGTTTCAGCTTTCTGAATCTCATTTATTTTGGTAAGAACTTTGTCTCCTTTAATTCCCCTATTGTCAACTTAATTTATTACTTTGAGCATGGATCGACGAAGTTGGTGATCTTCTGATAATTCTTGGCTGCATATCGTCATATTCATTTGCAGGCTTTCTTTGCATGGAAACACTGCCATTCCTGTACGACAAATTTCGGCCCCAAgtagataattttattgaagaagCTATGGGAAGCATAAAAGGAACATACAATGCGTTCGACTCAAAGTTcctgaacaagattccaagagGCCATT
This is a stretch of genomic DNA from Carya illinoinensis cultivar Pawnee chromosome 15, C.illinoinensisPawnee_v1, whole genome shotgun sequence. It encodes these proteins:
- the LOC122297173 gene encoding reticulon-like protein B9, coding for MAHHHVPQSNLFLGGRSVHEALGGGKVADVLLWSNESSRYVSAALLIGMTVIWFLFEIAEYNLVTFLCQIIITTMLVFFIWTSIQDNFNWTIPPNIHDPIQRTYSEFTEVASTLLTMLNQFLPNLLKIAYERDLKRFLLAIFSLYVLSAVGSCFSFLNLIYFGFLCMETLPFLYDKFRPQVDNFIEEAMGSIKGTYNAFDSKFLNKIPRGHLKEKGN